The Dictyoglomus sp. NZ13-RE01 genomic interval AGCATCAAGAGAAAAGTACCAGTAAGGATTACAAACAAAAAACTACGAACAAAAAAACCTGCAGGAGTTCCCCTTTTTATAGGAGATAAACCTGCTTCTAAACTACTCATATAATTAAACAAGCTTCAGTTACACCTCTTTTCATAATATAATATTTCAAAATTCTAAACGACAATAATTTTATTACCGAGGTCTTAAAATGTCAAATGAGTATGTAAGAAGAGAATATAGAAAATATATGAAAGCGGAAGACCTTATTGGATTTACCGTAAAAATAAAGGAAAGTGACCTTTACATTTTAGCAGAAAAAAATTTAGAAAAGGAAGCAAAAAGAATTTTAGAATATTACAGAGAGGAATTAGAAGAATATATTAAAATTGATCCAATTTTTCAAATAACCTTAGAACCCCACAAAGTTCTTCCCAATGCACCTCAGATTGCAAAGGAGATGTCCTATTGGGCAGAAAAGGCAGGAGTAGGTCCCATGGCAAGTGTTGCAGGCGCAATAGCGGAATTTGTAGGAAAAGATCTATTAAAATATACTTCGCAGGTCATTGTAGAAAATGGGGGAGATATTTTCTTAAGCACAAAGAAGGAAAGAAGGGTTGCCATCTTTGCAGGAAAATCTCCCTGGAGCAACAAACTGGGACTTCTCATTCCAAAAGATTCTACTCTTGGCATATGCACCTCTTCTGCAACCGTTGGACCATCCTTAAGCTTTGGGAAGGCGGATGCAGTAGTAATTGTATCTGACTCTACCATATTTTCTGATGCCCTTGCCACAGCTGTAGGAAATATGATACAAACTCCTGAAGATATAAATTTAGGAATAGAATTTGCTAAAAGCTTTCCCCAAGTTCACCAAGTAATAATCATCTTAGAAAAACACCTTGGAATTTGGGGGAAATATGAAATAATCAAGTTCTAAACTATATTATTTCTACAATAACCCTTGTAGAATCCTCATCTGATTGAATATCCACAATTTTCCCCCTAAAATCAGGATCATTTAATATTTTTTCTATCTCTTCAGGTGAAAGATCTACCCCTCCATATTGTACAGAATATTTATTAGCAAATTTTAAGCCCCATTTTAAAAAGGATAAGGGAATAGTAATATTAACTCTATTTACTCCTTCCTCCTCTATATATATTCTTAAAAGTCTTTTCTCACTACTCTTAAAATCATAGTTCTCCTCTAATTTTTTTAAAAGCTCCTCTCCATCCTCTGAGCTTATCTTTCCTTCTTCAATCATCTTCAAAATTCTATACCTTTCCTCTCTCATCTTTTCCCTCTTCCTCCTTTCTCTCTCCCATTTGTAAGAGTTATATAAAATTCTTCCACCCCAATAAACAAAGATAAGAGGCCAAAGTTTCCAAAGATCACTAAGAAATGGAATACCAAAATACTTGGCAGTAAGAGAGATACCAAGAGCAATCAAAATTACAGCTAAAATTACCTTCCCCCTCATATATCATTCCTCCTCTTTCTTCTCCTCATCTAAAATCTTTAGGGCTTCTTGAACCGTGATCTCTCCCCTTTCTAATTTATCTATAACCTCTTGAGCCTTTGTCTTAATCTCTTCCTCGATAGGAGGAAGTCCTATGGATCTTAATATATTGTCTAATCTACTTCTTACTGTGGGATAAGAAAGTCTTAATATCCTTTCCATCTCCTTCACATTTCCCCGAGTTCTTAGAAAAAGTTCCAAAAACTCCTGTTCCTCTTGAGAGAGAGAGGCAAGCTTTCCTACCCAAAATTCTCCCTCAATGGTAATGTTACACCTTGGGCATTTAAGCCTTGTTATAATCATCTCTCTTCCACATATAGGACATCTTGGCAGTTTATGGGCCATAAATTTATAAATCTCCTCTTTATAATTTTCAATTTTAATTTTATAAAATATAAATTTTTCTGTCAATAATTTTAATCAAAATTTCTTTGATAGCCTTTTAAAATAGGTATAAAATTAAAACATGGAAGTAAAATTAGGAGTACACTTATATAGGGATAAAAATATATCTGAAATTATAGAGGAATTAAAAATAAATACTGCCCAAATCTTTGCTCAAAATCCAAGAAGTTTTTCCCTATCGAAAAAACCTCTTCCAGACTTTTTCATCTCCCCTATTTTTATTCATGCACCATACGTAGTTAACTTGGCATCACCAGAGAAAAGAATTTTTGAGCTCTCCTGCAAATTAATCATAGAGGAGCTTAGAATTTGTGATGAAAAGAACTGGGAAGGAGTTGTAGTACATACAGGAAGTAGTAAAGGAGGAGGAAAGGAGAAGGCAAAATCTAATTTCTTTAAGGCTTTAGAATATATCTTTCTCAATTATAAAGGAGAAAAGAAATTAATAATTGAAAATAGTTCAGGACTTTATGATGGATGGGGAAGCTCTGTAGAAGATCTTGCTTCAATACATAAAGAATTTCCTGTTTATTTTTGCCTTGATACATGCCATCTTTTTTCTGCAGGTTATGACCTTAGAAATAAAAACTCATGCAATAAAACTTTTAATATATTCTTTTCAGCAATCCCTACGGAAAGATTTTCTCTTATTCATCTAAACGACTCCTTTTACCCTTTAGGAAGTAGAAAGGATAAACATGAGCATATTGGAAGAGGAAAGATTGGAGAAGATGGATTTTTTTATATCCTGGAAAAAACTATAGACTTAAATATACCATTTATATTGGAAACCCCAAAGGATAGTCAAAAGGCGGACTTGAAAAATTTAGAAAAAGTTAGAGAGATCTTGACAAGATTAATTTTTTAGGTAAAATAACTATCAGTTAGCTTTCTTCATGGCAAGAAAGGAGGTGAACAGACCTTAGGTTGCCAAATGAAGAAAGCGTAACTGGCAAGGGAAGTAAACGCTTACTTGCCAGGGAGTTTTCTTCAAAAAAATTTATAAAAAAAATTATAAAACCTAAGGGGGTCAAAGAGAAATGAAAAAATTAGTTTATTTATTGGTTCTTGCTCTTCTTGTGGTTCCTGCATTTGCAGCTATCACAGTAACAACATCTGCTTCTGGTTCCTTAAGCTTCAAATCACAACTTTCTCCATGGCCAGTAACCTTTGTACCTTCTGCAAGTTTAAGCCTTAAATTTAGTCTTTCTGGAGATAATAAAACTGTAGGAAACATTGTTGCAGAAATTGATGCTGTTTCTGATGTTAGTTCGGTAAGTGTCACTACTGAAGATATAACATATGTTACTGACGTAACATATACAGTTACAACATATACAGATAGTAGCGGTAATACCTATACTGGTGCCATACCAGTTGTTCACACAGCTACAAAAACAGTAGTTACAAATGTTAATAATAGTTTTACTACTACTGGCCGTCTAACTTTTAAGGGCATAGCAGGGCTCGTAGATCTATCTCTAAATAGAGGAACACTTTCTGTTGGCGGGACAAATTTAGTAAAACAACCATTAAAAAGACAAGATGGTATTGGTGTAGTAGTTAATGCACCAGTAAAGGTTACTGTTGGATACAAACCAGATCAAACTGATGCTCTCACTTATACAAAGGGAGTATTTGCAGTAAGAGCAGATGGAAGCTTTGCACCAGTTACATTCTACGGATTATTTGTAAGTGATCATGGAACAAATTCTTATGCATTTGGCGCAAGCGCAACACCAGTTTCAATGGTTAGCGTATTTGGAGAGTATGCATCTGTCGCTCCTAATTGGATTGTTGGCGGTACATTAACTCCAGTTTCTGGTGTATCTTTATATGGACAGTATAAAGGAGATAAAACCTATAAAGTATCCGCAACAGTAACTACCATTCCAAATGTAACTTTATACGGAGAATATACTGGAAAATTCTTCGGATATGGAACAGTAAGCAAGGGCTTACCTGTTGGAACTCTTTCTGCTGGAGCAGGATATGACACAGCTAAAGCTGATTTCGCATTATTTGCTAAGTTAGTCACACCAGTAGGTCCAGCAAACAATGAGTTCAGAGTATACAAGAATTATGATATTACCGATGCTGATGGAGATGGAGTATATTGGTATGATAATGTAGCACCAACAGACTTCAGAGTAGAGAACGTTATTTCCGTCTCCTTCTAATTTCTGAAACTCCTAAGCCCCCCAATTTTGGGGGGCTTTTTTATTTTGTACCAAAATGCATGAGTACTCAAAAAAGAATAAAATAATTGCCTTTATTGACCCTATTCTTTTTATTAATGGAATGGTATTTATTAACATAAATACCGTTATTCCATACTTTTTAATTAGGCTTTCTGCATCCAATATTCATATAAGCCTAACAAACTTCTTAGCCACCTTAGGAAGCTTTCTACCATCTCTTTTTGTAGCAAGATATGTGCAGAGACTAAAGGTAAAAAATAGAGCTTTTGCAAAACTTCTTTTTACACAAAGAATGATTTTCCTTATATTCATCCTATTATTACCTTTCTTTATTAAATACCTTGGAAATATTTTCTCCATTTATATCTTTATTCTCTTCTGGGGAATCTTCAACTTTTTTGTAGGAGCCTATGGTCCCTTCTACTTTAGCATTTTAGATAAAATCCTTCCCTATGAAGAAAGGGGAAGAGTTGTTGCTACAGGAAATGCCATAGGAAATATCATTGCCCTTTTAAGTACATATCTTCTAAATATTTTCCTTTCTAAATTCTCCTTTCCCTACAATTTTATGCTTATCTTCCTTGCAGGAATTATCATTCTCTTAGCGGATGCATATCTTTTTTATATCATTGATGAAAAAGAGGAAGAGACTATAGAAAATTCTCTATCCTTTACTGAATTTATAAAATACTCCTTCTCCTTTCTCTCAAAGGACAAAAATTTTAGGCTTGCGGTCACTTCTTTTGTTTTCATATTCCTATCTTTAACCTCTATATCCTATTTTATTGTCTACACTGTAAGAACTTTTAAGGTGGATTCCAACGTAGTATCCGCCTTTACCTTTCTTTCCATATTAGCAAACATAGTGGGAGGACTTTCCTTTGGAGAGCTAAGTAGAAGAATAGGCTATAAAAAGGTACTTATTTTAGGGACCTTTTTAGGAGCCTTTGGACTTTTTATAGTTACCCTTATAAGACATCTATATGCTCCCTTTATAGGTTATACCTTTGTCATGCTGAACTTTAACGCTAATATGACCATAGGAGGTTTTCTACTTTCCGCCTTAGCAAAAAGAGAGAATATTCCTATTTATATGGCAATAAATAACACTATCTCCATCTCTCTTTCTTCCCTTATGCATATTTTAAATGGATTAATAATAAACTTCTTGGGATTTCAATTTTTATTTGGTATATGTCTTTCTTTTATTTTAATAGCATTAGTACTACTAATAAGAGTTAAAGAGTATAAGAGGGAAAATTCTTACTAAGCTTTCCTAAAGGCATCCCTTATCTGCTCAAAAAAAATTCTTTTCACTATCCACCTTTACTCCTCTTACCTTTGCAAGCTCCAATAATAACTCTTTTTCTTTTGGAGTTAAATTGGTAGGGACAGAGATTAAAATTCTTATTTTCTGGTCCCCTCTTCTCTTCCCCTCAAGATATGGAATTCCTTTCCCTTTTAATGTTATTACTTCATTACTTTGGGTTCCTGGCTTTATAAAGATCTTTTCCTTACCTTCTAAGGTAGGGACTTCTATTTCTCCTCCAAGAATGGCAGTGAGGAAATCTACAGGAAGATCCAACAGTATATCCTGCCCTTCCCTCTTAAAGTATTTATGAGGCTGGATATGGATATAGATGTATAAATCTCCATTGGGACCACCATTTTCTCCTGGCTCTCCCTCTCTTGCAAGCCTTATTACGTGCCCTTCATCCACTCCTTGAGGGATCTTTACTTCAATTCTTCTTCTTGCCTTAACCTTTCCTGTTCCATGACACTCCCTACAAGGGCTTGTTATGATCCTACCCGTTCCATGGCACTTAGGACATGTGGTTATTTGTACAAACTGACCAAAGGGAGTTCTTCTTGTTTCCCTTATTTGTCCTGTTCCTCTACATAGATCACAGGTTATAGGGCTTGTTCCAGGCTCTATTCCACTTCCTTTACATCTTTGGCATGTTTCAGTACGATGGATAAAGATCTCCTTTACTGCTCCAAAGGCTGCCTCCTCCAAGGTTATTGTTAGATCATACCTTAAATCTGCACCTTTTCTTGGAGACCTTTGTCTTTCCCTTCTTCCAAAAATATCTCCAAAGATGCTGTCTCCAAAAAAGTCCGAGAATATATCTTCAAAGGTTCTTCCAAAGCTTCCAAAATCAAAGTCCTGAGGTCCCCAACTTTGTTCTCCGTATCCTGCAAAATCTCCTACACTTCCAAATTGATCATACTGGGCTCTTTTTTGTGGGTCCGATAGGACCTCATAAGCCTCATTAATCTCTTTAAACTTCTCCTGAGCACCCGGATCCTTATTCAGATCCGGGTGGTATTGCCTTACTAATCTTCTATATGCCTGTTTTATCTCTTCCTGGGTGGCATTTCTTGGCACACCCAGAATCTCATAGTAATCCTTTTTGGTAGCCATATTAGTTCACCTTGTAATCTCCATCAATAATTGTTCCATCAGGTCCCTGGTTTGAAGAACCTCCAGGATTTCCTCCTGGATTTGTGGAAGAGCCGGCGGATTGATACATTACCTGCCCAATCTCACCAAGGGCTTGGGTAAGTTCTTCCATTCCCTTCCTTACCTGTTCTACATTTATTCTTTCTGGCTTAATTAACTCTTCCAAATTCTTAATCTTATCTTCTACTTTTTGGACTAAATCCTTACTTACCCTATCTCCATAATCCTTTATGGTTTTCCTTGCAGTATAGATGAGATGCTCCGCCTGGTTCTTTGTCTCAATCTCCTCTCTTCTCTTTCTATCTTCCTCCTCAAATCTCTTTGCTTCCTCAGTCATCCTTTTAATCTCAGCTTCAGAAAGCCTTATAGCATTAGATATAGTTATTCTTTGCTCCTTACCAGTTGCCTTATCCTTTGCAGATACATGCACAATTCCATTTACATCTATATCAAAGGTCACCTCAATTTGAGGTACTCCACGAGGAGCAGGAGGAATTCCATCTAATATGAATCTTCCAAGGGAAATATTATCCTTTGCAAGGGCTCTTTCTCCCTGAAGAACATGGATCTCTACACTGGTTTGGTAATCTGTAGCAGTTGTAAAGATCTGGCTCTTGGAAACAGGAATAGGAGTATTTCTTTCAATAATCTTTGTAAACACACCACCAAGGGTCTCAATTCCAAGAGAAAGAGGTGTTACATCTACAAGTACAATATCCCTTATCTCTCCTCCTATAACCCCTGCCTGAATAGCTGCACCAAGAGCTACTGCCTCATCTGGGTTAACATTTCTTTGAGGTTCTTTCCCAAAATATTTCTTAATCCATTCTTGGATACAAGGCATTCTTGTAGCTCCACCCACTAATATGATCTTATCAATTTGGGATGGAGAAAGTCCTGCATCTTTTAATGCTCTCTCTGTTGGTTCTTGAGTTTTCTCAACCAAGTCTCTTGTAAGCTCTTCAAATTTTGCCCTTGTAAGAGTATATACTAAATGAAGTGGAGTATTCCCCTTCATAGCTATGAAGGGAAGATTAATTTCTGTAGATAATTTGGAAGAAAGCTCAATCTTGGCTTTTTCCACTGCTTCATATAGTCTTTGAAGGGCAGTTCTATCTTCTCTTAAGTTAATTCCATGTTCTTCCATAAAGTTTTCAATGAGCCAATTCACAATCCTCTCATCAAAGTCATCCCCACCAAGCCTGTTATTTCCTGCAGTAGCAATAACCTCAAACACTCCTTCTCCAATCTCTAATATGGACACATCAAAGGTTCCACCACCAAGATCGAAGACTAAGATCTTTTGATGTCCTTCTTTATCAAGGCCATAGGCAAGAGCAGCTGCAGTAGGCTCATTAATAATTCTTACCACCTCTAAACCTGCAATAGCACCAGCATCCTTTGTTGCTTGTCTCTGGGCATCACTAAAGTAGGCAGGACAAGTTATAACAGCTTTTTCAATAGGTTCTCCTAAATATGCTTCTGCATCCCTCTTTAATTTCCTCAGGATCATTGCAGAAATTTCCTGAGGAGTATATTCTTTGTCATCAATCTTTACTTTATAGTTTGTTCCCATATGTCTCTTAATAGATTTTATAGTTCTTTCCGCATTAACTATGGCTTGCCTTTTTGCAGGCTCTCCCACTAAAAGTTGTCCATCCTTAGTAAAAGCAACAACCGATGGAGTTAACCTGCTACCTTCCGCATTAGGTATTATTACAGGTCTTCCTCCCTCAAGATATGCAATAAGTGAGTTGGTAGTTCCTAAATCAATTCCTACAATCTTTCCCATTTTCTTCTACCTCCTTTTTTTCAATTTTCTTAGATACTATAACTCTTGCAGGTCTTAAAACCCTATTTCTAAAAAAGTAACCAGGAGAAACTTC includes:
- a CDS encoding endonuclease IV, which codes for MEVKLGVHLYRDKNISEIIEELKINTAQIFAQNPRSFSLSKKPLPDFFISPIFIHAPYVVNLASPEKRIFELSCKLIIEELRICDEKNWEGVVVHTGSSKGGGKEKAKSNFFKALEYIFLNYKGEKKLIIENSSGLYDGWGSSVEDLASIHKEFPVYFCLDTCHLFSAGYDLRNKNSCNKTFNIFFSAIPTERFSLIHLNDSFYPLGSRKDKHEHIGRGKIGEDGFFYILEKTIDLNIPFILETPKDSQKADLKNLEKVREILTRLIF
- a CDS encoding molecular chaperone DnaK is translated as MGKIVGIDLGTTNSLIAYLEGGRPVIIPNAEGSRLTPSVVAFTKDGQLLVGEPAKRQAIVNAERTIKSIKRHMGTNYKVKIDDKEYTPQEISAMILRKLKRDAEAYLGEPIEKAVITCPAYFSDAQRQATKDAGAIAGLEVVRIINEPTAAALAYGLDKEGHQKILVFDLGGGTFDVSILEIGEGVFEVIATAGNNRLGGDDFDERIVNWLIENFMEEHGINLREDRTALQRLYEAVEKAKIELSSKLSTEINLPFIAMKGNTPLHLVYTLTRAKFEELTRDLVEKTQEPTERALKDAGLSPSQIDKIILVGGATRMPCIQEWIKKYFGKEPQRNVNPDEAVALGAAIQAGVIGGEIRDIVLVDVTPLSLGIETLGGVFTKIIERNTPIPVSKSQIFTTATDYQTSVEIHVLQGERALAKDNISLGRFILDGIPPAPRGVPQIEVTFDIDVNGIVHVSAKDKATGKEQRITISNAIRLSEAEIKRMTEEAKRFEEEDRKRREEIETKNQAEHLIYTARKTIKDYGDRVSKDLVQKVEDKIKNLEELIKPERINVEQVRKGMEELTQALGEIGQVMYQSAGSSTNPGGNPGGSSNQGPDGTIIDGDYKVN